In Anomaloglossus baeobatrachus isolate aAnoBae1 chromosome 3, aAnoBae1.hap1, whole genome shotgun sequence, one genomic interval encodes:
- the FUT9 gene encoding 4-galactosyl-N-acetylglucosaminide 3-alpha-L-fucosyltransferase 9: protein MTSTSKGIFRPFLVVCIVLICFTVCLLIYVKPTNNWISSPIESANSMLKMKNIFSSKKDYYNDTIILIWVWPFGQTFELQSCEALFNIHGCHLTTDRALYNKSHAVLIHHRDISWDLTNLPLQTRPPFQKWIWMNLESPTHTPQKSGIEHLFNLTLTYRRDSDIQVPYGFMVVSTKPFEFEVPSKDKLVCWVVSNWNPDHVRVKYYNELTKYIEILTYGQAFGEYLNDKSLIPTISTCKFYLSFENSIHKDYITEKLYNALLAGSVPIVLGPPRENYENYIPADSFIHVEDFLSPRELADYLLVLNKDTERYLAYFNWRKHYTVNLSRFWESHACLACDHVKRHQEYKSVSNLEKWFWN from the coding sequence ATGACATCAACATCTAAAGGCATCTTTCGACCATTTCTAGTTGTCTGCATCGTGTTGATTTGCTTCACAGTATGTTTACTGATatatgtcaagccaacaaacaactGGATCTCCAGTCCTATAGAATCGGCTAATTCTATgctaaaaatgaaaaatattttcTCATCTAAAAAAGATTATTATAATGATACAATCATTCTTATTTGGGTTTGGCCATTTGGACAAACATTTGAGTTGCAGTCCTGCGAGGCACTTTTTAATATCCATGGGTGCCATCTGACTACTGACCGTGCTCTCTACAACAAATCCCATGCAGTGCTAATACATCATAGAGATATCAGCTGGGATCTGACCAATCTCCCATTGCAAACACGACCACCCTTCCAGAAATGGATTTGGATGAATCTCGAATCTCCAACTCATACTCCACAAAAAAGTGGCATTGAACATTTATTTAATCTCACGTTGACCTACCGACGTGACTCAGACATCCAAGTGCCTTATGGCTTTATGGTCGTAAGCACAAAGCCCTTTGAATTTGAAGTGCCAAGCAAAGATAAGTTGGTCTGTTGGGTTGTAAGCAACTGGAATCCAGATCACGTTAGAGTAAAGTACTATAACGAACTCACCAAGTACATTGAAATTCTAACCTATGGCCAGGCATTTGGTGAATACTTGAACGACAAAAGCTTGATTCCAACCATCTCTACGTGCAAATTTTACTTGTCCTTTGAAAACTCTATTCATAAAGACTATATAACTGAAAAACTATACAATGCACTACTTGCTGGATCTGTGCCCATTGTGCTAGGACCTCCAAGAGAAAACTATGAAAACTACATACCAGCAGATTCTTTTATTCACGTTGAAGACTTTCTTTCTCCGAGAGAGTTGGCAGATTATCTGTTAGTGCTGAACAAAGATACTGAGCGCTACCTGGCATACTTTAACTGGAGGAAACATTACACCGTGAACTTGTCCCGGTTTTGGGAATCCCATGCTTGCCTAGCATGTGACCATGTTAAAAGACATCAGGAATACAAATCTGTCAGTAATTTGGAGAAGTGGTTTTGGAATTAA